In one Ignavibacteriota bacterium genomic region, the following are encoded:
- a CDS encoding LUD domain-containing protein, translated as MSSREKILSQVKSALRTKSHEEESKITIDELLKSKINLTVKTNKNDLISQFQTEIKKVNGDSIVVKSNLEASNKINEILIEAKENQIAITDQNICTEVRLNIQKGNSNLQFIIANNLDSKERKEKISQLKTAIVQADYAVSEIAQLVFLYDNSKTSYPHFLCDFVIALVKVSNLMPNQFTLFEKIDKVKALNMVLVTGPSRTADIEKVLVLGAHGPRKLIVILIDE; from the coding sequence ATGAGCAGTAGAGAAAAAATATTATCGCAAGTTAAATCCGCGTTGCGGACAAAATCTCATGAAGAAGAAAGCAAAATCACTATTGATGAACTGCTGAAATCAAAAATTAATTTAACTGTTAAAACTAATAAAAATGATTTAATCTCTCAATTTCAAACTGAAATAAAAAAAGTAAATGGAGATTCTATTGTTGTTAAAAGTAATTTGGAAGCATCAAATAAAATAAATGAAATATTAATTGAAGCTAAAGAAAATCAAATCGCAATAACCGATCAAAATATTTGCACTGAAGTAAGATTAAATATACAAAAAGGTAATTCCAATCTTCAATTTATAATCGCTAATAACTTGGATTCTAAAGAACGTAAAGAAAAAATCAGTCAATTGAAAACGGCAATTGTGCAAGCCGATTATGCGGTTTCTGAAATTGCACAATTAGTATTTTTATACGACAATTCAAAAACCAGCTATCCGCATTTTCTTTGCGATTTTGTAATTGCGTTGGTTAAAGTTAGTAATTTAATGCCTAATCAATTTACACTATTTGAAAAAATTGACAAAGTAAAAGCATTAAATATGGTACTTGTCACCGGACCAAGCCGCACCGCGGATATTGAAAAAGTTTTGGTACTTGGAGCGCATGGTCCAAGAAAATTGATTGTAATTCTAATTGATGAATAA